A single genomic interval of Symphalangus syndactylus isolate Jambi chromosome 18, NHGRI_mSymSyn1-v2.1_pri, whole genome shotgun sequence harbors:
- the UCN gene encoding urocortin translates to MKQAGRAALLTTLLLLVQLCPGSSQRSPEAAGVQDPSLRWSPGARNQGGGARALLLLLAERFPRRAGPGRWGPGTAGERLRRDNPPLSIDLTFHLLRTLLELARTQSQRERAEQNRIIFDSVGK, encoded by the coding sequence ATGAAGCAGGCGGGACGCGCGGCGCTGCTGACCACGCTGCTGCTCCTGGTACAGCTGTGCCCCGGGAGCAGCCAGAGGAGCCCCGAGGCGGCCGGGGTCCAGGACCCGAGTCTGCGCTGGAGCCCTGGGGCACGGAACCAGGGCGGTGGGGCCCGCGCGCTCCTCTTGCTGCTGGCGGAGCGCTTCCCGCGCCGCGCGGGGCCCGGCCGATGGGGACCCGGGACGGCAGGCGAGCGGCTGCGGCGGGACAACCCTCCTCTGTCCATTGACCTCACCTTTCACCTGCTGCGGACCCTGCTGGAGCTGGCGCGGACGCAGAGCCAGCGGGAGCGCGCCGAGCAGAACCGCATCATATTCGACTCGGTGGGCAAGTGA